One genomic segment of Catalinimonas alkaloidigena includes these proteins:
- a CDS encoding MarR family winged helix-turn-helix transcriptional regulator: MSDFTLDDSIGYNINIAANFLKKHLNQAFKSAGYDITSEQWSILNRLWEKDGINQLEIAGITLKDNASVTRTLELMDKKGLIRRQVDPDDRRNRRIYLTDAGKKLKKPLIQCAEAVLKRATANISAREIGLLNELSRQIIQNLK; this comes from the coding sequence ATGAGCGATTTTACGCTGGATGACTCCATAGGCTACAACATTAATATTGCCGCTAACTTTCTGAAAAAACATCTTAACCAGGCTTTTAAGTCAGCCGGCTATGATATCACTTCCGAACAATGGTCTATTTTGAACCGGCTGTGGGAAAAAGATGGGATCAACCAGCTGGAAATCGCGGGCATCACCCTGAAAGATAATGCGAGTGTTACCCGCACCCTGGAGCTGATGGATAAGAAAGGACTTATAAGGCGACAGGTAGATCCTGATGACAGGCGCAACCGCCGTATTTACCTCACTGATGCAGGTAAAAAACTCAAAAAACCACTTATCCAATGCGCGGAAGCGGTACTGAAAAGGGCGACAGCGAATATCTCAGCCCGTGAGATCGGTTTGCTCAATGAGCTTTCCCGGCAGATTATTCAAAACCTCAAATAA
- a CDS encoding PadR family transcriptional regulator, which produces MKGTNLGELQELVMLTVGMLYDDAYGVSIKDEIEKQSGRRVTLSTIHAALNRLEDKGYLNSRMGGASEERGGRPKRLFRVTAYGKQVLEESRQMRNRMWDLIPRIAWRNI; this is translated from the coding sequence ATGAAAGGAACAAACCTTGGAGAGCTTCAGGAACTGGTCATGCTTACGGTAGGCATGTTATATGATGATGCCTATGGGGTCAGCATCAAGGATGAGATAGAAAAACAGTCGGGAAGAAGAGTAACGCTAAGCACGATACATGCAGCGCTGAACCGCCTGGAGGATAAGGGTTACTTAAACTCTCGTATGGGTGGAGCAAGTGAAGAAAGAGGAGGCAGGCCCAAGCGGCTGTTCAGAGTGACTGCTTATGGCAAGCAGGTATTAGAAGAAAGCAGACAGATGCGTAACCGCATGTGGGATCTGATTCCCCGTATTGCCTGGAGAAATATTTAA